The candidate division WOR-3 bacterium nucleotide sequence TGTTTCTTGGTCAATAGTCACTTTGATAAAATAAGCACCTGAAGACAATTTTTGGTTATTCTTATTATAAAGATTCCATTGTAGATTATAGTTGCCTCTATCAAATGTTCTATTGGCCAAAGTTTTTACTTGCTGTCCGATTGCGTTGTAAACTGCGATTTTGATTTTACTCGGTTTTGACAAGTTTAATGAGAAAAAGGCTCGGTCATAACAAGGATTGGGGTAGACTGAAAATCTTGGGGGATAATTAATTTTTTCTTCAGCAATTTCAACATTTGGTGTAATCATAAACGAATATAAGTAAGTCGGAGCATGGTTAGGAGATTTTCGCTTGAATCCTTGTAAATTTTTCACTGCTATATAATAATAGACTGTATCACCTATCGATTGTGCGGGAATATAACCGTGATAGACTCCTAAAGTATCGGAAACACTATAGAAAGAAGTCGCATTGAAATTAGTATCGCTATTAATCTTATAATATAAAAAACACGATTCGGGTATTAAACTGGTAGAAGTTATTATCTGAGCTCTGATTCGATAAGGATTTACCGTATCACTGGTATTGGCTAATTTACGATGTTTGATATGAATAAAATTTCGTGCTGGCACTTGCATTGTGATACAATGAATTGCACCACCAGAACCCGACATTGCTGAACAGTTAATACCAACGATTTGATAGCCAGGTAATGCTCGTTGATAAACTGATAATGCCGAATCATCTTCGGCTAATCCCCAAATCGGCACTAAAACTTTATTATTGACAAATAACGAATTCAGATAAGTTGGTGGTGCGCTTGAAGTGGAATATGGCATAGGAATTCGAACAATACGATAATTAATTCCTTCCCGATTTTTACATCGAGATAATGAATCCGCATTTTGATTTAATAAAGTATGATTAGGATGACCTGGGGCATAATATCCGACCATTATTAAGGTATCATTGAGAATTTTTGTCCACAAATCAATATGACCAGTATATTCAATATTAATTCGTGGCACAGTCACAAACTGGTCTAATCCATTATAAATTCGCATCAAGGAATCGATTTGTCGACGGGTAAAAGAAGGATTTTCTTCTAAAATAAGATTTGATGCAAAGCCGGTACCAAGTCCATCGGTCATAAAGTTGCCACCAGCATGTCTTAAAGGTGAACCATAAACCGGAATTCGCCAATCAGCACCCAGTCGCCAAGGAATTGAATCGTC carries:
- a CDS encoding agmatine deiminase family protein, with amino-acid sequence MTIILCLSLLFNSLDNTFLPKWLTPEEQLRWSQIGAGHKITLPPEGWVETPAEFERVRGVLVTWRYGTYDAIFREIVRYTVQTTKAYIIVRNTSEQNNITNYLTAGGIPLDSVNFITYSNNSIWIRDYGPWFIHKQDNTEGIVDFIYNRPRPLDDSIPWRLGADWRIPVYGSPLRHAGGNFMTDGLGTGFASNLILEENPSFTRRQIDSLMRIYNGLDQFVTVPRINIEYTGHIDLWTKILNDTLIMVGYYAPGHPNHTLLNQNADSLSRCKNREGINYRIVRIPMPYSTSSAPPTYLNSLFVNNKVLVPIWGLAEDDSALSVYQRALPGYQIVGINCSAMSGSGGAIHCITMQVPARNFIHIKHRKLANTSDTVNPYRIRAQIITSTSLIPESCFLYYKINSDTNFNATSFYSVSDTLGVYHGYIPAQSIGDTVYYYIAVKNLQGFKRKSPNHAPTYLYSFMITPNVEIAEEKINYPPRFSVYPNPCYDRAFFSLNLSKPSKIKIAVYNAIGQQVKTLANRTFDRGNYNLQWNLYNKNNQKLSSGAYFIKVTIDQETRLDKLLILK